One segment of Ipomoea triloba cultivar NCNSP0323 chromosome 12, ASM357664v1 DNA contains the following:
- the LOC115999912 gene encoding metacaspase-9, which translates to MEKGGDGRKKMAVLVGCNYEGTQYKLHGCHNDVLSMRDVLIKRFGFDCSCIQLIMDKPGSPVMPTASNIKSALGRMVDQAQPGDVLFFHFSGHGTLIAKHHHREEAIVALDFNLITSTDFREIVNRVAEGAIFTILSDSCHSGGLIDKEKEQIGPAHIPAPINVSPSTKTHSKFIPFHSLLLHHLSSLTNINNINNTTTADDNDITSSLSFGEALKADEGILLSGCQADEVSQDIVEDSPEGRAYGAFSNAVQSVLREHSEPLSNKELVLMARRVLEMKHLGKQHPCLYCSDQNAVAPFLAQSETKLPIQFT; encoded by the exons ATGGAGAAAGGTGGTGATGGGAGGAAGAAAATGGCAGTTTTGGTGGGGTGCAATTATGAGGGGACACAGTACAAGCTGCACGGATGCCACAATGATGTGTTGTCGATGAGAGATGTGCTGATTAAGCGGTTTGGGTTTGATTGTAGTTGCATTCAACTCATCATGGATAAACCAGGCAGCCCTGTGATGCCCACTGCCTCCAACATCAAGTCTGCGCTTGGGCGGATGGTGGATCAGGCCCAGCCGGGGGACGTTCTGTTCTTCCATTTTAGCGGCCATGGCACGCTCATTGCCAAGCACCATCACCGTGAAGAAGCCATTGTTGCTCTCGACTTCAATCTCATCACTA GCACGGACTTTAGGGAAATCGTGAACCGCGTGGCGGAAGGCGCTATATTCACTATCCTCTCCGATTCCTGTCACAGCGGAGGGCTGATAGACAAGGAGAAAGAGCAGATTGGGCCGGCGCATATCCCTGCGCCCATCAACGTTTCTCCATCTACAAAAACCCATTCTAAATTCATCCCTTTCCACTCACTACTCCTGCACCACCTCTCATCCTTAACCAACATAAACAATATTAACAATACTACTACAGCAGACGACAACGACATCACGAGCAGCCTAAGCTTCGGGGAGGCGCTGAAGGCGGACGAGGGGATTCTGCTGAGCGGGTGTCAAGCGGACGAGGTATCGCAGGACATAGTCGAAGACAGCCCCGAGGGAAGAGCGTATGGTGCATTTAGCAATGCAGTGCAGAGTGTGCTGAGAGAGCATTCGGAGCCTCTCAGCAACAAAGAGTTGGTGTTGATGGCTAGAAGGGTTCTGGAAATGAAGCATTTGGGGAAGCAGCACCCTTGCCTATATTGTAGTGATCAAAATGCTGTTGCACCATTCTTAGCCCAATCTGAAACCAAGCTTCCCATACAATTCACCTAA
- the LOC115999371 gene encoding protein FAR1-RELATED SEQUENCE 5-like, producing the protein MADMEVILEQIFGETSLENAESPSMQDDENINGDAHVGEQSDNEENGAYECIPDCDESIKPLLGQRFSTLDEGVGYYKEYAAFVGFDVRSSTIKKNRHGDVELKYLLCSREGYTVTKEQRSTTTGEANGANINTRRRVSNRVGCMARCALKRLKDGHYAINVLIETHKHRLCDKEAKKFLKINRNLGIGHQAFIAACEKANIGTSKAFELYSVLGGGVDSVGATCIDFRNCRRDVQAQVHDTDAQSIIEKYTKKKTLFATYTFDYDVDAEQKLCRVFWCDPIAKQNYLQFGEMVSFDATYRTNRYKMVFVPFIGIDNHKKCVTFGAGLISREDKTSYAWLLNAFKRCMGQPPTCIITDQDPALKEVVPEVFPESRHRFCMWHIMTKLVENMGVTLAKDETFRTKLNGVVWNETLGREDFERSWHAIMGEYGLEDNRWFTQLFDAREHWIEANFEGVFMGGLMRTTSRSEAENGVFGSCINEHGTLLEFFTQFDSVIEMQRHRQTQLIAESETSTPRTKTPLLIEKHAASIYTILVFYDVQAEIFEGCFSCKITCRGADEDITVYTIKEGQTKSFQVRYARERGEIQCSCGKFSRVGILCRHVFVVLKDDDAEMIPPKYIVQRWTKKGNAKEIDAHTEDKDESKILGKVWNEFNNYMALAKGNIKDVHEILNFMQEKKGGMMKRQGMMEAKRKNSDLVDTFYGTGTTTTITIKPPPISKNKGSGKRLKSAREKASDMKKNDGRKCNGCGQKPARHDFRNCLMNPKNQQKANKNDNA; encoded by the exons ATGGCAGACATGGAGGTGATTTTGGAGCAAATTTTTGGAGAAACGTCACTGGAAAACGCAGAGAGCCCTTCTATGCAAG ATGATGAAAACATCAACGGTGACGCGCATGTAGGTGAACAGTCCGACAATGAAGAAAATGGGGCATACGAATGTATACCTGATTGTGATGAAAGTATTAAACCCTTACTTGGGCAACGGTTTTCGACGTTAGACGAAGGTGTTGGGTACTACAAAGAATATGCCGCATTTGTAGGTTTCGATGTCCGGAGCAGCACAATTAAGAAGAACCGACATGGAGATGTAGAACTGAAGTATTTGCTCTGTTCAAGAGAGGGGTACACAGTGACAAAGGAACAAAGGTCAACAACCACAGGGGAGGCCAACGGAGCAAATATAAACACACGCCGACGTGTGTCAAACAGGGTTGGGTGTATGGCTCGGTGTGCCTTGAAACGTCTAAAAGACGGGCATTACGCAATTAATGTGTTGATTGAAACTCATAAACATCGTTTATGTGACAAAGAGGCAAAAAAGTTCCTCAAGATAAACCGCAACTTGGGAATCGGGCATCAAGCATTCATAGCAGCATGTGAAAAGGCTAACATAGGGACTTCAAAAGCGTTTGAGCTATACAGCGTACTTGGCGGTGGTGTAGATAGCGTTGGTGCTACATGTATTGACTTCAGGAATTGCAGAAGGGATGTTCAGGCGCAGGTACACGATACCGATGCACAATCAATTATAGAGAAGTACACGAAGAAAAAAACGTTGTTTGCTACATACACGTTTGATTACGACGTTGATGCCGAGCAAAAACTGTGTAGAGTGTTTTGGTGTGACCCAATAGCAAAGCAGAATTACCTTCAGTTTGGGGAAATGGTTTCATTTGATGCAACCTACCGCACAAACAG GTACAAGATGGTGTTTGTACCTTTTATAGGGATTGACAACCATAAAAAGTGTGTGACATTTGGAGCTGGCCTCATCTCTAGAGAAGACAAGACATCGTATGCCTGGTTACTAAATGCATTTAAGCGCTGTATGGGGCAACCACCAACATGTATAATAACAGATCAAGACCCTGCTTTGAAAGAGGTAGTACCCGAGGTGTTTCCCGAGAGTAGACATCGTTTCTGCATGTGGCACATCATgacaaaattggtagaaaataTGGGGGTGACCTTAGCAAAAGATGAAACGTTTCGAACCAAATTAAATGGTGTTGTGTGGAACGAAACGTTGGGTCGAGAGGATTTTGAGAGGAGTTGGCACGCAATAATGGGAGAGTACGGATTAGAAGATAATAGGTGGTTCACACAATTATTCGACGCAAGAGAACATTGGATAGAGGCGAATTTTGAAGGAGTATTTATGGGTGGCCTAATGCGAACAACATCAAGATCAGAGGCAGAGAATGGAGTGTTTGGATCCTGCATCAATGAGCATGGAACGTTGTTAGAGTTTTTCACGCAGTTTGATAGTGTGATTGAAATGCAACGACACAGACAAACTCAATTAATTGCAGAGAGCGAGACCTCCACTCCAAGAACGAAGACCCCTCTATTGATTGAGAAGCATGCAGCGTCGATATACACGATCTTAGTCTTCTACGATGTGCAGGCAGAGATTTTTGAAGGGTGTTTTTCGTGCAAAATAACATGTAGGGGAGCAGATGAAGATATCACAGTGTACACAATCAAGGAGGGACAAACGAAGAGTTTTCAAGTAAGGTATGCTAGGGAAAGGGGGGAGATACAGTGTTCGTGTGGGAAATTCAGCAGAGTGGGGATATTGTGCAGGCATGTTTTCGTGGTATTAAAGGATGATGATGCAGAAATGATTCCGCCAAAGTACATAGTACAGAGATGGACCAAGAAAGGTAATGCAAAGGAGATAGATGCACACACAGAAGACAAAGATGAGAGTAAAATATTAGGCAAGGTATGGAATGAGTTCAACAACTACATGGCACTAGCAAAGGGGAACATTAAAGATGTGCATGAGatattaaattttatgcaaGAGAAGAAAGGTGGAATGATGAAGAGACAGGGGATGATGGAGGCGAAAAGGAAAAACAGTGATTTAGTTGATACGTTTTATGGAACAGGAACAACCACTACTATAACAATAAAGCCACCACCAATATCGAAAAACAAAGGAAGTGGGAAGCGTTTAAAGAGCGCACGCGAAAAAGCATCAGACATGAAAAAGAATGATGGTCGCAAGTGTAATGGATGCGGACAGAAACCAGCACGACACGACTTTCGTAACTGTCTCATGAATCCAAAGAACCAGCAGAAAGCAAATAAGAATGATAATGCGTAA